One part of the Lotus japonicus ecotype B-129 chromosome 2, LjGifu_v1.2 genome encodes these proteins:
- the LOC130735860 gene encoding probable xyloglucan endotransglucosylase/hydrolase protein 6 produces MSMAGNNIGVFVLLSALWILVSAVFVWGGPSPYLTFQEGFRITWSDDSHVKQIDEGNTIQLMLDQNSGSGIGSKSKYMFGKVSANIKLNAGDSAGTVTSLYVIELDTDTRRDELDFEFLGNRSGQPYAVQTNIYSNGKGDREQQFYLWFDPTADFHLYTISWNQHQIRFYVDDVPIRVYKNNEENGIPYPSKQPMGVYCTLWAAGWATRGGLEKIDWSKAPFIAYYKDFYIEGCPLPGGPENCTTNPIIGYRDIPSFDIRRYKWARQNYMIYDYCQDKARNSVTPPECVDGL; encoded by the exons ATGTCCATGGCAGGAAATAACATTGGTGTATTTGTTCTGTTATCAGCATTATGGATTCTCGTATCTGCTGTGTTTGTTTGGGGAGGACCCTCACCCTACCTTACTTTTCAGGAAGGCTTTCGAATCACTTGGTCAGATGATTCTCATGTCAAGCAAATTGATGAAGGCAACACCATCCAACTCATGTTAGACCAAAATTCTG GTAGTGGCATTGGATCCAAAAGTAAGTACATGTTTGGCAAAGTCAGCGCAAATATCAAGCTTAACGCGGGCGATTCTGCTGGGACTGTTACCTCACTTTACGTGA TTGAACTTGACACGGACACGAGACGCGACGAACTCGATTTCGAGTTCTTAGGGAATCGTAGTGGGCAGCCTTACGCAGTTCAGACTAACATTTATAGTAACGGGAAAGGTGATAGAGAACAACAGTTCTACCTCTGGTTTGATCCTACTGCAGACTTCCACCTTTATACTATTTCGTGGAATCAACACCAAATTAG ATtctatgttgatgatgttcCCATTAGAGTGTACAAGAACAATGAAGAGAATGGAATACCATACCCATCGAAGCAACCCATGGGAGTGTATTGCACACTATGGGCAGCAGGTTGGGCAACAAGAGGTGGGTTAGAGAAAATTGATTGGAGCAAGGCACCTTTTATTGCTTATTACAAGGACTTTTACATAGAAGGGTGCCCACTGCCAGGCGGGCCTGAAAACTGTACCACAAACCCAATTATTGGGTACCGGGATATTCCTTCATTTGACATCCGAAGGTACAAGTGGGCTCGTCAAAACTACATGATCTATGACTACTGTCAAGACAAGGCACGGAACTCTGTGACTCCACCGGAGTGCGTTGATGGGCTTTAA
- the LOC130735861 gene encoding EPIDERMAL PATTERNING FACTOR-like protein 2, whose amino-acid sequence MRRDHGVICDQRLNFVTLSLLFLIISSWTIEGRKTFKQNDFYQTIVDEKAMARAQIGSRPPNCETRCRTCKHCEAIQVPTNPKSHNHQMKPSMVSTVAYTKGDDGSNYKPMSWKCKCGNLIFNP is encoded by the exons ATGAGGCGTGATCATGGTGTCATTTGTGATCAAAGGCTCAATTTTGTTaccctttctcttctctttctgaTCATTTCAAGCTGGACTATTGAAG GGAGAAAGACTTTCAAACAGAATGATTTTTACCAG ACAATAGTTGATGAGAAGGCGATGGCGAGGGCACAGATAGGTTCAAGGCCACCAAATTGTGAGACAAGGTGCAGGACCTGTAAACACTGTGAGGCCATTCAGGTGCCTACAAATCCCAAATCACATAACCACCAGATGAAGCCCTCAATGGTGTCCACAGTGGCTTATACTAAAGGAGATGACGGATCTAATTACAAGCCCATGAGTTGGAAGTGCAAATGTGGGAACCTCATTTTCAATCCCTGA